From one Triticum urartu cultivar G1812 chromosome 3, Tu2.1, whole genome shotgun sequence genomic stretch:
- the LOC125549605 gene encoding gibberellin 2-beta-dioxygenase 8-like, whose translation MEQLPDECGLEELELPTVDLEAEEPSLTGQLVAACRDPGVFRLVNHGVPCDLTARLFGLARGLLELDAANKSRLPGYFCGTPALAALPVKQLNWLEGLHVDGDRCHSCPDAADGEADGSALSQFMEAVSGEYVAHMARIARKLFDALASGELGLDEEQRASYLTERGSIFRAYRYPATASGRRQLGMEAHTDSSVLSILNQDMVGGLQVLCRGRGDRDKEEARWLAVRPVEGALVVNVGDMLQAMSGGAYRSPEHRVVAPAWTEVDRMSLCYFAFPQEDAVIVGPASACRQEVYRAFSYGEFREQVQADVKASGSKVGLARFRVAVGQS comes from the coding sequence ATGGAGCAGCTGCCGGACGAGTGCGGGCTGGAGGAGCTGGAGCTGCCCACTGTAGACCTCGAGGCGGAGGAGCCGAGCCTGACGGGGCAGCTGGTGGCGGCGTGCCGGGACCCGGGCGTGTTCCGGCTGGTCAACCACGGCGTCCCCTGCGACCTCACCGCCCGCCTGTTCGGGCTGGCGCGCGGCCTCCTTGAGCTGGACGCGGCCAACAAGTCCCGGCTGCCCGGCTACTTCTGTGGCACGCCGGCGCTGGCGGCGCTCCCCGTCAAACAGCTCAACTGGCTAGAGGGGCTGCACGTCGACGGCGACCGTTGTCATTCTTGTCCTGACGCTGCTGACGGTGAAGCAGACGGCAGTGCCTTGTCGCAGTTCATGGAGGCGGTGAGCGGGGAGTACGTGGCGCACATGGCGCGCATCGCCCGGAAGCTGTTCgacgccctggccagcggcgagCTGGGCCTGGATGAAGAGCAGCGCGCGTCGTACCTGACGGAGCGCGGCAGCATCTTCCGGGCGTACCGCTACCCGGCTACTGCGTCAGGGCGGcggcagctggggatggaggcgCACACGGACAGCTCGGTGCTGTCCATCCTGAACCAGGACATGGTGGGCGGCCTGCAGGTGCTCTGCCGAGGGCGTGGGGATCGGGATAAGGAGGAGGCGAGATGGCTTGCGGTGCGGCCTGTGGAGGGAGCGCTGGTGGTGAACGTGGGGGACATGCTGCAGGCGATGAGCGGGGGCGCGTACCGGAGCCCGGAGCACCGGGTGGTGGCGCCGGCCTGGACGGAGGTGGACAGGATGTCGCTCTGCTACTTCGCGTTCCCGCAGGAGGACGCCGTGATCGTGGGCCCGGCGTCAGCTTGTCGTCAGGAGGTGTACAGGGCGTTCAGCTACGGTGAGTTCCGGGAGCAGGTGCAGGCGGACGTGAAGGCCAGCGGCTCCAAGGTCGGCCTCGCCCGATTCCGCGTCGCCGTCGGCCAATCATAA